One Halobaculum roseum DNA segment encodes these proteins:
- the prf1 gene encoding peptide chain release factor aRF-1: MSSDAQEGQASEDRRKYEFRKVLDELDDFEGSGTQLVTIYIPDDKQISDVVAHVTQEHSEASNIKSKQTRTAVQDALTSIKDRLRYYDVYPPDNGIVIFSGAVDSGGGQTEMVTKVLESPPEPIQSFRYHCDSNFLTGPLEDMMTDKGLFGLIVLDRREANVGWLKGKRVEPVKSASSLVPGKQRKGGQSAQRFARLRLEAIDNFYQEVAGMANDLMVDKRHDLEGILVGGPSPTKDEFLDGDYLHHELQDHVIGKFDVAYTDESGLYDLVDAASDVLADQEVMKDKREMEEFFENLHSGDKATYGFEETRRNLIMGSVERLLLSEDLHHDVITYECPNGHEEREVVERRHSTPDHECGECGETVSANDAGEREDIVEHLIEIAEQRGTETKFISTDFEKGDQLMDAFGGVAGILRYSTGV, translated from the coding sequence ATGAGCAGCGACGCCCAGGAGGGGCAGGCGAGCGAGGACCGCCGGAAGTACGAGTTCCGGAAGGTCCTCGACGAGCTCGACGACTTCGAGGGCTCGGGCACCCAGCTCGTCACGATCTACATCCCCGACGACAAGCAGATCTCCGACGTGGTCGCCCACGTCACCCAGGAGCACAGCGAGGCGTCCAACATCAAGTCCAAGCAGACCCGGACGGCCGTGCAGGACGCGCTCACCAGCATCAAGGACCGCCTGCGCTACTACGACGTCTACCCGCCGGACAACGGCATCGTGATCTTCTCGGGCGCGGTCGACTCCGGCGGCGGACAAACCGAGATGGTGACGAAGGTGCTGGAGTCGCCACCCGAGCCGATCCAGTCGTTCCGCTACCACTGCGACTCGAACTTCCTGACCGGGCCGCTGGAGGACATGATGACCGACAAGGGCCTGTTCGGGCTCATCGTCCTCGACCGCCGGGAGGCGAACGTCGGCTGGCTCAAGGGCAAGCGCGTCGAGCCGGTCAAGTCAGCCTCCTCGCTCGTGCCCGGGAAACAGCGGAAGGGTGGCCAGTCGGCACAGCGGTTCGCCCGCCTGCGCCTGGAGGCCATCGACAACTTCTATCAGGAGGTCGCGGGGATGGCGAACGACCTGATGGTGGACAAGCGCCACGACCTCGAGGGCATCCTCGTGGGCGGCCCCTCGCCGACGAAGGACGAGTTCCTCGACGGCGACTACCTCCACCACGAGCTGCAGGACCACGTCATCGGGAAGTTCGACGTGGCCTACACCGACGAGTCGGGGCTGTACGACCTGGTCGACGCCGCGAGCGACGTGCTCGCCGACCAGGAGGTGATGAAGGACAAGCGGGAGATGGAGGAGTTCTTCGAGAACCTCCACAGCGGCGACAAGGCCACCTACGGCTTCGAGGAGACCCGCCGCAACCTGATCATGGGCTCGGTCGAGCGCCTCCTCCTCTCGGAGGACCTCCACCACGACGTGATCACCTACGAGTGCCCGAACGGCCACGAGGAGCGCGAAGTCGTCGAGCGCCGCCACTCGACCCCCGACCACGAGTGCGGGGAGTGCGGCGAGACGGTCTCGGCGAACGACGCCGGCGAGCGCGAGGACATCGTCGAGCACCTCATCGAGATCGCAGAACAGCGCGGCACCGAGACGAAGTTCATCTCCACCGACTTCGAGAAGGGCGACCAGCTCATGGACGCCTTCGGCGGCGTCGCCGGCATTCTCCGCTACTCCACGGGCGTATAA
- a CDS encoding MinD/ParA family ATP-binding protein gives MPKIYAVASVKGGVGKTTTAANLAATLAAAGYETVAVDADLGSASLGPSLGVDPEGTTLHDVLAGEADPAEATREGPHGLAVLPGGDSLEHFRKAEPSEIVDVLEEITGVDYVIVDTGAGLTHQTALPLSVADGVLLVSTPTRDGLANTRKTQDLTEKLEGEVVGLALNEAEGDEDTGDIDVPVLGAIPDDPLVAEAQAAGSPLSAYGPGSDAAAAFRSLASSLTGEPIRPAVTPDNSEATPEDPAYEAAAPDEAPEAALDLPEVDEEADSADETPEETLTEAESVVEAESDVEADAEAEADAEAEVDPDADAEAETDADTEVDPEPDVDDAVILDDEPAGDDAEDDAAVAARTTVLDEAEYDARRNDDEDEVATVEDAESGESADIGEDVIPFAQQSKERTEEAKQQRDGDDADDGDDGRDGGGFLGRLFRSS, from the coding sequence ATGCCGAAGATCTACGCCGTCGCGAGCGTGAAGGGGGGTGTCGGCAAGACGACCACGGCCGCCAACCTCGCGGCCACGCTCGCGGCCGCCGGCTACGAGACCGTCGCGGTCGACGCCGACCTCGGATCGGCCAGCCTCGGCCCGTCCCTGGGCGTCGACCCGGAGGGGACGACGCTGCACGACGTGCTCGCGGGCGAGGCCGACCCCGCGGAGGCGACCCGCGAGGGGCCACACGGCCTCGCGGTGCTCCCCGGGGGCGACAGCCTGGAGCACTTCCGGAAGGCAGAGCCGAGCGAGATCGTCGACGTGCTGGAGGAGATCACGGGCGTCGACTACGTGATCGTCGACACGGGCGCCGGGTTGACCCACCAGACGGCGCTCCCGCTGTCGGTCGCCGACGGCGTCCTCCTGGTGTCGACGCCGACGCGCGACGGACTCGCGAACACCCGGAAGACCCAGGACCTCACCGAGAAGCTCGAGGGCGAAGTCGTCGGCCTCGCGCTCAACGAGGCCGAGGGCGACGAGGACACCGGCGACATCGACGTGCCCGTGTTGGGCGCGATCCCGGACGACCCGCTGGTCGCCGAGGCGCAGGCGGCCGGCAGCCCCCTCTCGGCGTACGGCCCCGGCAGCGACGCCGCGGCGGCGTTCCGGTCGCTGGCGTCCTCGCTCACCGGCGAGCCGATCCGGCCCGCGGTGACGCCGGACAACTCGGAGGCGACGCCGGAGGACCCGGCGTACGAGGCGGCAGCCCCCGACGAGGCACCCGAAGCCGCGCTCGACCTGCCCGAGGTCGACGAGGAGGCGGACTCGGCGGATGAGACACCGGAGGAGACGCTCACGGAAGCCGAGTCGGTCGTGGAAGCCGAGTCGGACGTGGAGGCCGACGCCGAAGCGGAAGCCGACGCGGAAGCGGAAGTCGACCCGGACGCGGACGCCGAAGCGGAAACCGACGCGGACACGGAGGTCGACCCCGAGCCGGATGTCGACGACGCCGTCATCCTCGACGACGAGCCCGCCGGCGACGACGCCGAGGACGACGCGGCCGTCGCGGCCCGGACGACGGTGCTCGACGAGGCGGAGTACGACGCCCGCCGGAACGACGACGAGGACGAGGTCGCGACCGTCGAGGACGCCGAGTCGGGCGAGTCCGCCGACATCGGCGAGGACGTGATCCCCTTCGCCCAGCAGAGCAAGGAGCGCACGGAGGAGGCGAAACAGCAGCGCGACGGCGACGACGCCGACGACGGGGACGACGGCCGCGACGGGGGCGGCTTCCTCGGTCGGCTGTTCCGGTCGTCGTAG
- a CDS encoding DMT family transporter has translation MDSDRVGSLLVLASAAAFGTLGVLGEVAFREGLSVPSALALRFVVGSFVVWVGVLGYRATTGGDAPALGLPPREAVTAIALGAVGYAGVSYGFFVGVERMSAGLAAVILYTYPLFVVALAAAFLDERVGLRTGVAAGLTLSGVVLISWTGAGAFDPLGAAATLAAAGMYAAYIVVSRLTLESADERVLTAYVAPAAAASLALVATATDAVTLPTTATGWGTVVALGVVATAFAMFAFFAGLARVGAGRAGVLSTAEPTVAVALGAAFLGEPVTPAMIAGGVLVIVGVVLVQTAEE, from the coding sequence ATGGACAGCGACAGGGTCGGCAGTCTCCTCGTGCTCGCGTCGGCGGCCGCCTTCGGCACGCTCGGCGTGCTCGGCGAGGTCGCGTTCCGCGAGGGGCTGTCCGTGCCGTCGGCGCTCGCCTTACGCTTCGTCGTCGGCTCGTTCGTCGTCTGGGTCGGGGTGCTCGGCTACCGCGCGACGACCGGCGGCGACGCCCCGGCGCTCGGGTTGCCGCCCCGCGAGGCGGTCACCGCGATCGCGTTGGGCGCGGTCGGCTACGCGGGCGTCAGCTACGGCTTCTTCGTCGGCGTCGAGCGGATGAGCGCCGGCCTCGCCGCGGTGATCCTCTACACGTACCCGCTGTTCGTCGTCGCGCTGGCGGCGGCGTTCCTCGACGAGCGCGTGGGCCTCCGAACCGGCGTCGCCGCCGGGCTCACCCTCTCCGGGGTGGTGCTGATATCGTGGACCGGGGCGGGGGCGTTCGACCCCCTCGGCGCGGCCGCGACGCTCGCGGCCGCGGGGATGTACGCGGCGTACATCGTCGTCTCGCGGCTGACCCTGGAGTCGGCCGACGAGCGCGTGCTCACGGCCTACGTCGCCCCGGCGGCCGCCGCGTCGCTGGCGCTCGTCGCGACCGCGACGGACGCGGTCACGCTCCCGACGACCGCGACCGGCTGGGGGACGGTGGTCGCGCTGGGCGTCGTCGCCACGGCGTTCGCGATGTTCGCGTTCTTCGCCGGGCTGGCGCGCGTCGGCGCCGGGCGCGCGGGCGTGCTCTCGACGGCCGAGCCGACGGTGGCGGTCGCGCTGGGCGCGGCCTTCCTCGGCGAACCGGTGACGCCGGCGATGATCGCGGGCGGCGTGCTGGTGATCGTCGGCGTCGTGCTGGTTCAGACTGCCGAGGAGTGA